Proteins encoded within one genomic window of Thunnus maccoyii chromosome 22, fThuMac1.1, whole genome shotgun sequence:
- the LOC121889507 gene encoding uncharacterized protein LOC121889507, whose translation MPSTPFNPRLDPIIPLYTTQTNLQLPLIPRQSTPFIPLLDPHPALICPHPILNPLDNPNKSTFYTIQMAWSLLVKWSYYYNKGSGTRPRPSLTKFHHLCLTNSIIRAYLYISVSNPFLSHSSQFSWPSPQTPFFSCLPSQWAPRWLKVVSTYASQQEGPGYEHWLSQVLSVWSLHVLPVFAWVSTRNHRGMMKQKAHRDMSPTLSLDPRIPRRSSLFVIPFGPRSSPSHRLIPLLDHIIPPYTTRTNLQLPFIPPAIDPFHPSP comes from the exons ATGCCATCGACCCCCTTCAACCCTCGCCTAGACCCCATCATCCCACTGTACACAACCCAGACCAACCTTCAGCTCCCACTCATCCCCCGGCAatcgacccccttcatccctctccttgACCCCCATCCAGCCCTCATCTGTCCTCAtccaatcctgaaccctcttgacaatccaaataaatctactttttatACCATTCAAATGGcatggtctttgttagtgaaatggagttattattataacaaaggttcaggaacaagaccacgccccTCTCTCACTAAATTCCATCACCTGTgcctcactaattcaatcatccgTGCATACCTATATATAAGcgtgtctaacccctttctctcccatTCGTCTCAATTCTCATGGCCCTCCCCCCAAACCCCATTTTTCTCCTGTCTCCCCTCTCAATGGGCGCCACGGTGGCTCAAAGTGGTTAGCACTtatgcctcacagcaagaaggtcctgggtaCGAACACTGGCTGtcccaggtcctttctgtgtggagtttgcatgttctccctgtgtTCGCGTGGGTTTCCACCAG GAACCACAGGGGGATGAtgaagcagaaagctcatcgagacatgtcccccaccctgagtctcgaccCCCGGATTCCTAGACGCTCCAGCCTCtttgtgattccatttggtcCCCGGTCATCCCCAAGCCATCGActcatccctctcctcgaccATATCATCCCACCATACACAACCCGGACCAACCTTCAGCTCCCATTCATACCCCCAGCAATCGACCCCTTTCATCCCTCTCCTTGA